The proteins below come from a single Amphiura filiformis chromosome 15, Afil_fr2py, whole genome shotgun sequence genomic window:
- the LOC140171892 gene encoding arrestin domain-containing protein 3-like has translation MGKLRVFEIVFDNDNDLYRAGDWVQGHVKIELSEKKTEIRGIEIKYKAKAKTKWTEEETQGEGDDEERVEVDYYLKEKYFEEKMLILGKNKKDKSGAKVHLDAGEHIFPFQFQLPAKPLPHAFEGRFGRIRYKVRAKIDRPGKHDHTVEKMFSVVGVPIDLNNKPEASMPSKSEDEKTVCCLCCATGPIRAEAQTNKSGYVPGETIWVTGMVENNSTREISSITAKLIQKLEFKAEREGHGSLHHKVLYITLGEARGEGCGENETASFEQKSIPVPSCPPSDLEGCGIMDIEYYVEFEADVSGTPFDLELKLPITIGTVPLFSAYSAAFPPGDVVTQQPTAPHLPPAAYEVAMGGPQEIPSKSGYDYTFGKMMYAPKYPYYTFPNAGGDLAYPPAADSAYPPPANPAYPPPANPAYPPPANPAYPPPAQ, from the exons ATGGGTAAACTTCGCGTGTTTGAGATCGTATTTGACAATGACAATGATCTTTACCGAGCCGGGGATTGGGTGCAAGGGCACGTGAAAATCGAGTTGTCGGAAAAGAAGACAGAAATTCGAG gaattgaaataaaatacaaaGCTAAAGCCAAGACAAAATGGACAGAGGAAGAAACTCAGGGCGAAGGGGATGACGAAGAAAGGGTGGAAGTTGACTACTACCTAAAGGAAAAGTACTTTGAAGAAAAAATGCTGATTCTTGGAAAAA ataaaaaaGACAAAAGTGGAGCAAAGGTTCATTTGGATGCTGGTGAGCACATTTTTCCATTCCAGTTTCAACTTCCCGCCAAACCTCTACCACACGCATTTGAAGGTAGATTTGGCCGCATACGATACAAGGTTCGCGCCAAGATTGACAGGCCCGGCAAACATGATCACACCGTCGAAAAGATGTTCAGCGTAGTTGGAGTGCCTATTGATCTCAATAACAAGCCAGAAGCATCT ATGCCTTCAAAATCTGAAGATGAAAAAACCGTTTGTTGTTTGTGCTGTGCCACAGGACCAATCAGAGCAGAAGCACAGACCAACAAAAGTGGTTATGTACCAGGAGAGACCATTTGGGTGACAGGAATGGTAGAAAATAACAGCACTCGTGAAATTAGTAGCATTACGGCGAAATTAATCCAG AAATTGGAGTTCAAAGCGGAGCGAGAGGGACATGGCAGCTTACACCACAAAGTTCTGTACATAACGTTGGGAGAGGCACGGGGAGAAGGATGTGGAGAAAATGAAACGGCTTCTTTCGAACAAAAATCCATTCCGGTGCCATCTTGTCCTCCGTCAGACTTAGAAGGTTGTGGCATCATGGACATTGAATACTATGTTGAG TTCGAAGCTGATGTGAGTGGGACACCGTTCGATTTAGAGCTCAAGTTACCCATCACTATTGGAACAGTTCCTCTCTTCAGTGCATACTCTGCTGCCTTTCCTCCAGGAGATGTCGTTACTCAACAACCAACTG CACCACATCTTCCTCCGGCAGCATATGAAGTAGCCATGGGTGGACCTCAAGAAATTCCAAGCAAGAGTGGTTACGATTATACCTTTGGAAAAATGATGTATGCGCCAAAATATCCATACTACACGTTTCCTAATGCTGGTGGTGATCTTGCCTATCCTCCTGCAGCGGATTCTGCCTATCCTCCGCCTGCCAATCCAGCCTATCCTCCGCCTGCCAATCCAGCCTATCCTCCGCCTGCCAATCCAGCATATCCTCCTCCAGCTCAGTGA